In the genome of Epinephelus fuscoguttatus linkage group LG4, E.fuscoguttatus.final_Chr_v1, the window GCACCAAcctcaaacactgcaaaagatCTTAATCAAGCATTGGCATTTCAAAAGAGATGCCGCCATTTCAAATAGTTGAAAAGCCTggctttttaagattttttttctactaaaaatgatcattaacaaaaaaaagggtgTGCCCTTTTTGTGTGTCTTATTCATTTgtgatgcaataaaaatatgtttcctgtatgtgtgtatagaATGTGTGTATAATATGTGTATAGTAAAGTGATTCCAGTATATTTTAGTGCAATTTTTAAGATGATGATTGTCAGGATCATTTTATAAATCAGTTGTTTTGGCCAGGGTAATGGTGACATGAAATTTTCATTATCGACTCATGCCTAGTTTTTAGATTCACAAGATCTGTGTGAAATTTGAACACAACTCAAATTATCTTGGTTCACTGTTTACTTATGTTGCATGCTGAATACGTGCATTGTGCTGTCAGAACTGTATataaaattatttcatttttgtgttatattaaaataaatagaataacTTTGTTTGTGCCTGTAAACTCTCTCTATAGGTCATGTAATTCCTCCTGAAAACATTCTCCCCCTCGTGTTGTGCAGCGGTCCATCTGGTCAGGAGCTGGATTTCACTTTCCAAAACAGAGACTCTCCACGCATGGTAACACACACAATTTTAAGAAGTTCTTGCTGTGATATTGTTGAGTATAGCTGCAGTGTTTACACCAGTACTACAGCAAATTTGTGCTTGTTGACAGATGGACGAGACAGGGCGCATTCTCTCCAACATCTGTAACGTTGTCCCAGGCGGGGTCGTCTGCTTCTTCCCTTCTTATGAGTACTCGAGACGGATCATGTCTCACTGGGAGGCCAGCGGTGCGCTGACTCGTCTGGCTAACAAGAAGAAGGTACATCACCCTAGAAAGCTGCCTTTATCTGGCcataaagggatagtttggatttttgaagtgaggttgtatgaggtgctgattcatagtcagtgtattacctagaGTAGGTGGAGGTCGAAGCCAACTCCTTTGACAAAACCGGTGTGTTTATCTTGCATGAGATGAGAGAGATGAGAcatgagagctgctggtcttccGCTGCCGTGAttggttagtttgttttttgtaagtgtgtgactttggtgtttcaaAGGGTCACTTAGGATTcaccagagtcacacaataacaaacaaactaacagatcAAGGCAGCGGTAGGTCAGTAGCTCCTGTGTcatgtgaggtaaaattactattttcGTTAATAgggtctggtggctttgaagagagcagagataaatgcttcagttccccatctgaAATCGCTGTGTGATGGCAACGTAAAGCtgtcaattttttaaaaaaaaaaatatagcgCAGTCTTAAACTGATTGATTTTGTAGAACtaaagaagcctcttggatgagaggtgaaacatcctcgagaaactcaagcaagtccagttgcctgcaATAGTACTTATAATTACCATCACCTGGATGACtcagaatcttcaccaacacaTTCATTGCACTGTGGCTGATTTAGTTAACCTAGAGATAATGTGCagaatttttttcccccatcaaCCGATTGATAGGTTGAAAAGTAGTCAGAATATCAGTCAACCAAGACTTTCTATGTTTGATACAGCTCTACTATGATAAAGttcctcatacaaccccacttaaaaaaatctgaactttcCCTTTATCAAAGGGGGGCACACTATTTTAGGTGCATCACTCTCAAAGTGAATTTTACAGACAGTCTCTAAGCTATCACAGTTACTTTCTCAGATCTTCCAGGAGCCAAAGAAAGCCAACCAGGTTGAGCAGGTGCTGAGCGAGTTCTCCCGCTGTATCCAGGTAAGACTGTCACTGCTCAAACAGCAGCCCTCATCACCAGCATTGCCCCTACGACTGACATGCATGTTACAATTTTCCTTTTGTTAGAGGAGTGCTGTGGACAGCAGCGGGCTCACAGGAGCGCTGCTGTTCTCTGTAGTCGGAGGAAAGATGAGCGAGGGCATCAACTTCTCCGATGACTTGGGCAGGTGTGTGTAATTCGGAAGCACATCGACAGCTGGCAGTTGCATACTTTATAAAGAATATTACTACTAAATGCTCTTCTCATTTTGCATGTGATGACAGGTGTGTGGTGATGGTGGGGATGCCCTATCCTAACATCAAATCCCCAGAGCTACAGGAGAAGATGTCCTATCTGGACAAACACCTGGTGAGACTCTTAACAGTCCTATTAGTTTTCAGTGTATCCACAAACCTGGCTAAACAAGTGGAATGTCATAGGAGTGCTGAGATGAAGCTCTCTcatcatcattttgtttttcagcctcACAGTGGAGGGAGGAGTCCTGGCCAAGCACTGATAGAAAACCTGTGCATGAAGGCTGTCAATCAATCCATAGGTAACCATACTATCTTTTTAATTGGTTGAAATTTGATGCCATCAATATTGCACGATCAGTAATGATATGTATTTGACTTCATCTGCCCAAAGGAAGAGCTATCCGTCACCGTGGCGACTATTCCTCCATTGTGCTGTGTGACAGACGTTACTCTCGACCTGCGACGCTCGCTAAACTTCCCACGTGGATCAAAGATCGCACGAGCGCACACATGACTTTTGGCCCGGCTTTTGCTGCCTTACGGAAGGTGAGACACAAGTACGCACACTTATGTATCCACACTTTAACTATTGTGTCATgactaaaatgtgtgtgtttgttttctgtatgttcttCTTTCCTAGTTCTTTcaggagaagaagcagaagcagGTGTAGTGTCACTTACACTGGACATTTCCCAACACCAAGGTTAGGAAgaacccagtgcaacagtggtCGTGAGCATTTTGAAGTCGTCAGACCTCTGAGTTCTCCTGGCTGGAATTCAAGGGTCAGCCAGGGATCATACTTTTACTTTATGTTCCAAATGTTTCGTAAGTTGCCTATTTCCTTTTGGCTTGCTAGCATCTCTGGTGTAGAGAGGTGAAGATGAATAACACTGCAGACAAAGGCCATTTATCACATTAAGTCAGGTGTATCTGTCCTGCAGTGTTTTTGATTTCAGTCTGGAACAAGttggatatttttttaattgagtaTATTGAAATGAATTACTGAAGCAGCTCCTACACAGAGAGCAGGCACAGTTCCGGCTTAAGAATCCATGTGACTGATTTACCCTTGAAGaagatattaaatatttaaagaattCCATGTTAGGTGTTATGTAATGGGaaaattacttttatttaatgGAAAGATGTTACTGAAATGCTTCTATGATTTCAGAGACTGTTCTAATAGTATCtgtttagtttaattttatgaaaatatGCTTTACTGTTATCAATAAATTGCTTTATTATTTGAGTTTTAGTGGTGTTTTGTTCAACTGGTTACACAAATCAGCGCACTTATCATTAGGAAGCCAATTATTGGCCACTTTAGAGTTTCTGTTAGCAAGAGACCCTATCACTTTTACAATGTTGTTAAGTGATCAGATGAAAATGTAAGTCCTTTGTACACAAAATTATCCCAGACTATTGATTGCTTTCATTATCAGCGCTTTAAGTGTTCATTGTCCTTCATGTTATGCTTCCCAATCATCGTCATCTGTTGCCGCGTGTGGGGCAGGAAGTGGTGGGATGGCATCTGACATCCTGGCAAATGCGCCGCCGGTACCAGCTGGAGCCTCGCTAGACTCCCCACCAGCTGGACCCTTACCAGATATGCCTGCAGAGAGAACAGGACACATTATTTAAATGTACGCAGCTCCAACCACCATCGTTTTTAACCTTGTTTCACATAAAAAGTATTCCTCACCTTTCCTTCGCATGGCAAGTTTATTGAAGAGATCAGACATAAAGTCTCCGCCGCTGGATGCCGCTCCCACTGCTGTGAGGCAAAGACAGGAAGTTACTAAATAATCATgcaatcagtatttttttttttaattagtatTGGAGCAGCGAAGCCGTTTCACTCATTCCCCAGTGCTGTGCTTCAAAGTGGTGCGCATAATTACAACAAAACTTGTTATCAAGTTAGTCGGTATAAGCAGCTCTCTCTAAATATGAAATGTTAGGTCATGCCCTGGCCAACCAACCAGAAATGAAGGCAAACATACGCCCTCTGATGTCAGGTCAGACCATTAACAATACGCCAAGTTAACCTTTTTAATGAGGTCGCCATTTATAAAGCAAAGGTCACAAAGCCACGAACTTTAATATAACTATATGATATACATACACAAACGCTCACACCCTGACATGAGTGAACGGTAACCAGACACTGGTCACATGCTGTGCTTTGATTGCATGACTTTCTCATCATTGTTAAAGCTGCATCGTGTAGCAGTTAATAAAACATGAGAGGAACCACATCTTCACTCAAACAATCCGACACCTTGCTCTTGCTccttctgtttcttcttctccatCTTGCGCTCTTTGACGTTGCGTAACTTGGCTTTGCCGATGCCTCCGGCGTTGCGGATGGACTCCAGGAGACTGGCACGGCCGTCTGATGGCTCGACTACCTCGCTGGGAGCACCAGACACAGGGCCTGCAGACAGAAGAGACAGTCACCGGTAGCAGTGGTAATTTGGGTTTTGAGCACATTAATGTCAACAAGGACAATCTATTTCAAGAGCGAGTGAACAGggtttctcagtgtgtgtgtgtgtgtgtgtgaaggaggaGCAGGTTTTCACCACTTTAATACACTGTCCAGCTCGATCATACTCCTCCAAGTCTGTAGTGTGGAGCCAGTACAAGATCTCTGAGTTGTGTGCATGCAACAAACAGGCATGGAGCCAGATGTTATAAACATTCGAGGCTCAGCCCAAACCCAAGAGGGTCCGGGGGCAAACTTCCATATTTTCCCATTTACAGCAGCACAATTTTTCAAGCCATTTGAGAGGACAGAATGCTTAAAATCTGTACACTttttggaaaaaacatgatAGTTGCCAAGGGAAATCTCCAACCTATTTTGTATCTAATTGTTCTCCAATGGTATTCATCATTCTGTAACCATAACacaaatgttgaggatgactaAATTCCACTCCTGGTTCCTAAAGAGGCAAAAATTGTCTGATGCTACTATTTTTAAGTTGCAGAACATAGGTAGGGCAGGAGCCCTACTTCTGTTATACTAGAGATCACAGCTTAACGATCCCCAACAATGCCAAGTAAACACGGTCTGCAATACTCTGAACTGAATATCAGGACAGCAGAAAAACAGTAACTCAGGTTAGATTTCTTCAGGGAATACCATAAATTTGGGGCTTTTAAGAAAATATTTAGGACATTTTGGAGCCCTTGTGACAAACCTGAACTTGGTGCTCGAGAAACTTCTGTGGGGCCGTCAACAGGAGGCGGTGgcggaggagggggaggagggggagctCCTGCAGGAATGGCGGGAGTGAGGGCGggctcaggaggaggagggggtgggggaggtggTGGCGGAGGCGCAGCATTAGATTGGAGCTGAAATcctgaaagagaaagaaataaaaaaaaaaagtcatcagaTTACAAACCCAGCATCGACCCAAACTACAATGAGAAACTAagaggtgtgtgtctgtgtgtgtgggtaccCTGTGCATTGCTCTCCTCAGCGAAGGAGGGCAGATCAGGGATATTGTGTGTGGGTCCTGATGGGGCAAAGCCAGGCCCCAGGTCTGCGCTGTAGGACAGGTCATCTGCAATGCCTGGCAGGTCAGGCAGGTAGGATGGCACATCTATCTCGGGCACCTGGCCCAGGTCTGGCACGTAGAAGTAAGACTCTGCCGTCTGTTTGAGAGAAAAGATCAGAGACAGCATTAATCATCAAATGTATCATTACTAATCCTACATATAAAACAGTCTAATTAACAATGTCTTCGCTTTGGAAAATGGTGTGTGAGGTACCTGTCTCTCCAGTTGCTCTCTCTTCGTGATGGACAATGGTGCGTCAAACggtttctcctctttctctgtctctagTGTCGTGTGCGTTTTTGTCACAGCTCCCGCCAGAGGATCAAGGAACACATACTTCTTATATCTTTAAAAGCACACAAATCCAGACATATGAAGAACGGATTGAAATCAAATCTGTTCTTACAGTTAGTATCTGTctacttgtgtatgtgtgtgtgtgtgtgtgtgtgtgtgtgtgtggacgcaCAAGTTCTCTGTAGTATTAAAGAGCAACAGGGAGCTGACAGATGAGATGTTGCGCGGCAGACTGCCCAGCCCCTCCTCTGTCTCATCCTCAGACCTCTTCTtcttgctcacacacacagggaaatACATCAGCTTCTCCTGAAAGGAAGACATAGAGACATAGAGTGAGAGGCAGATTTGTGAAATGTCAAGTAAATCTTCTGGAATAACGCAAATCACAAATGCCACCAAAGTGCCCCTGCGCACAGATGCATGCGCGCCCACACTACAATACCGAATTATATGGCTGGGGACATTGCTTCTGGGGGGATATTGAATAATACATTTCTGCACCAGAGAAAATTGCCAGCAGTGTTTTCATTTCTCCCTCCTCGCCCTCTCCGACAAATacgcacagatacacacacacacacacacacacacacacacacacacacacacacacacaaaaaccaacACATTGCAAGACCAAGCAGACGCAGCAAAAAATATGCTGGTTTTCTTAAAGTTTCCTAAGATGGTAATGGAAAAACTGTGGTGTTCACTTTAAATAATGCAGGAGCCTGTGCTGAGccgtgcacacacagacacagacacagacactagACCACTTCGGAAACATTATCACACGTTGCATTTTTATACTTctatgttgctgttttttttaccatctAATCAAGtataagaaaaaagaatatgaCGCTAATATAAAGCTGATCTGATGTGCTCTCCTCTGTCATATCTTTAGACCTGTAGAATAACCCAAACAGGTCTGATGAATATTCCATCCAAAATGTTTCAGTTCAAATGCCATGACGTCCATTACAGCCAGTGTAACGTTTCATTAAGTGGTTGTGAGTTTGTTATTTAACTGTGAAAAATTGAAACCGACGTGGATGAAAGCTTATCAGTGCTGGTTGAGcgataaatgattttttaacatGGGTGCTGCTAATcatgaaaaagcagctgtttgtgtggggaaaaaaagtattagttagcacaacaacaaaatagCAGAAATATGTGGCATCCAATTTGCCATGCAGATAGTAGCACATGAATGTGAAGCATGCTTTATAACAGGCTTGTGTCATATTTGTATCACTAGaaattaggggtgggaatcaccaggggctccacgatacgatattagtGCGATTTTAAACGTGTTGCGATaggtattgcgataaaatacgtagcgatatattgtgatttattacctgttTTCAACTGCAAATAACATCCCCAAAGggaaactttgtcaacatctgttttatctaataagaaatctcatttcagtgtttttcttgcagCAAAACGTATGTAATGGACTTAAAAAGCAGCCGATATATTATTCAAGTAGGCTATATTTATAAGTtatataacaataaaaaaaaaaagaatacttggcactgtgtgacgatacgatactgccacacaaaaatatcgcgatactTTGCTGCATCGGTTCCCCCCGCCCCCCCATCCCTACTAGAAATGTTTATCCATCCATACCAGAGCAAATAATTAATTGAAACACGTGTCAatgatttttaattttccttAAAAGAACTGGGCAGCAACTGTGTTCTCATCCAGAAGGATATCGAAAGCACGCAGAGTTTTGTCCAACAACAAAATGAAGTCTTCCCTTACATGTCAGACATTTTATAGGCTACAAAAAAcaagaataataaaaataataaatcatacgtaataaaataaaataaaataaaaaaagggttCCCATATTGTTACATTCATGTCATGTTCACATGGGACATACCAGTATAATCAAGTATTAACAGACGTTCAAATACGTGTCAAAGTTTTAGTTTTTGTCAGGCTCTATCTGTTCTGTTTTGAGTTAGGCAGGTATTTATTCACATTCATATGGCAGTGTTTTCCtaatttagggctgcaactcaCAATTATGTTCATTACAGATTAATCTGtagattattttcttaattaactGATTTATTGTTTGAGCTACAATACACTAGGAAACAGTGAGAAAAGCCTGTTACAATATCCTAGAGCCTCAAGTGCCTTCATCAacgtcttgttttgtccaaataacacttccaaatccaaaaatattaaattaaatatgatgtaaGACCATGGAAAGCaataaatcctcacatttgagaacctGGAAATATCACATTTCTAgcattttttgctttaaaaatgattcAATGATTAACTGATCATCAAAGAAGTTGTTGATTAATATTCTGTTGATGGTATAtttgattaattgactaattgttgcagctctatttTAATTATTCAGACATTATCAGATCAGAAGAACCTGGCTCATTGATAATCATCATGACATGTGACCAAATCCACCTGGCCCTCAAAGCATGTGCATGAATTCTGTGCTGTTTAAAGTTATATTGAATAAAGAGTCATCCATCTTCCACCACTGGTGCAGGTCTGGGTCGTTTTAGGTAAAGCAACACAGCCCAGATGTCCTTCCCTGCCTCCCTGAGGGCTCCTGAGGTGATTCCAGATCAGACAGGATATATAATACCTCCTCAGGGAGGCGTGCAGGAGACATCAGATCCTCCCTTCACTTTAACTTGCTTCTTTTCAACAAGACAGAGAAGCCCCTAAGGGTGAGCCCAGGCACCCTGTGAAGGACGGTCATTTAGGCTTCTACTATCAGTGATTTCATTCTTTTGGTTGTTACTCAGAGCTCAGGATCACAGGTACGGG includes:
- the wash1 gene encoding WASH complex subunit 1 — its product is MVRMTQKHCLEGQVYSVPLIQPDLRREEAVHQIVDALLYLETISTDIFKRVSDSVEKNRRQLQSVTDRIRLAQARVDKIKGSKKATKVFSSAKYPAPDRLQDYSSIFTEAADPSSQTRPRRRIQNKLRPFDEKALQEKLMYFPVCVSKKKRSEDETEEGLGSLPRNISSVSSLLLFNTTENLYKKYVFLDPLAGAVTKTHTTLETEKEEKPFDAPLSITKREQLERQTAESYFYVPDLGQVPEIDVPSYLPDLPGIADDLSYSADLGPGFAPSGPTHNIPDLPSFAEESNAQGFQLQSNAAPPPPPPPPPPPPEPALTPAIPAGAPPPPPPPPPPPVDGPTEVSRAPSSGPVSGAPSEVVEPSDGRASLLESIRNAGGIGKAKLRNVKERKMEKKKQKEQEQAVGAASSGGDFMSDLFNKLAMRRKGISGKGPAGGESSEAPAGTGGAFARMSDAIPPLPAPHAATDDDDWEA